A DNA window from Argiope bruennichi chromosome X2, qqArgBrue1.1, whole genome shotgun sequence contains the following coding sequences:
- the LOC129960643 gene encoding uncharacterized protein LOC129960643 isoform X2, with the protein MVSRKKILSRSRDGLNTDFSQEEEDDVWFQKDRLFKDHIQEVLNKWKQIDDEIWAKIIVMERNRRVAKAYARAPVLTINGSDDGFDGYRIGLCGFDNPMRDAKTEEIKKHIGHGVKIKMDDSGNIMVKRISKSNVYIKEVKTEENSIANDIVMAGGLLEIEKPVKMFDMKKFASNVNRELKKAYPDRRKLESQCISAICFVKDCPELLDCSCWVMVINVVALDMLRSKLPPVSKRASIEKITDRRQMPLPTEEDPYSVLNSSDGASQRMSDTLKECKPPKLPPRDLNRVPVPVPDYDDWKREKPVHSMHRQSGVKDDPYYCGMKARVPNFGKKTSTQTAQHPLNPVPVRKSHSSGYLSLLRQSDKSSSYDSGRESEPFTDDEYSKLYGRMRTLTSPASPGVLYVGEWE; encoded by the exons ATGGTtagcagaaagaaaattttgtctCGATCTCGTGACGGTCTTAATACAGACTTCAGTCAGGAAGAGGAAGACGATGTTTGGTTTCAAAAGGATAGACTTTTCAAg GATCATATTCAAGAAGTgttaaataaatggaaacaaattgATGATGAAATTTGGGCCAAGATAATTGTCATGGAAAGGAACCGTCGAGTTGCTAAAGCTTATGCCAGGGCTCCAGTATTGACAATAAATGGCTCTGATGATGGATTTGACGGATACAG aattggTCTCTGTGGATTTGATAATCCGATGCGAGATGCAAAAACTGAAGAAATCAAGAAGCATATTGGACAT GGTGTGAAGATAAAGATGGACGACTCCGGAAATATAATGGTGAAAAGAATAAGCAAGTCAAATGTCTATATTAAAGAAGTGAAGACAGAAGAAAATAGCATAGCAAACGATATTGTCATGGCTGGCGGGTTATTGGAAATAGAAAAACCTGTCAAA ATGTTTGACATGAAGAAATTCGCTTCCAATGTGAATAGAGAACTTAAGAAAGCTTATCCAGACAGAAGAAAATTGGAAAGCCAGTGCATATCTGCCATTTGCTTTGTTAAAGACTGTCCAGAACTATTAGATTGTTCCTGTTGGGTGATGGTTATCAACGTAGTTGCCTTAGATATGTTAAGATCAAAATTGCCTCCTG ttTCAAAGCGGGCAAGTATTGAGAAAATAACTGACCGTCGTCAGATGCCTCTTCCAACTGAGGAAGATCCTTATAGTGTTTTAAATTCAAGTGATGGAGCTTCTCAAAGAATGTCGGATACTCTGAAGGAGTGTAAACCTCCAAAACTTCCACCTAGAGACTTAAACAGAGTGCCTGTTCCTGTG CCCGACTATGATGACTGGAAACGTGAGAAACCCGTGCACAGCATGCATCGGCAGTCCGGAGTCAAAG aTGATCCGTACTACTGCGGCATGAAAGCTAGGGTTcccaattttggaaagaaaacatCTACTCAAACTGCTCAACATCCACTTAATCCAGTTCCTGTGCGAAAGAGTCATAGTTCAGGATATTTAAGTCTTCTTAGGCAAAGTGATAAGTCGTCTTCCTATGATTCAGGGAGAG aatctgaGCCATTTACCGATGACGAATATTCAAAGCTGTATGGAAGAATGAGAACATTGACTAGTCCTGCATCTCCAGGTGTTCTGTACGTGGGAGAGTGGGAATAA